The region CCAATAAGCCCCAGGAGCCAATAAACTCGTTAGAGTATTCTGAAGTTCTTGGTTTAACTCCAAATTAATTTTCAGTACCGTATAGGAACCGCTACGGATTAATTTTCGCCGATTTTCCGTTTCCTTTTCATCAATCACCTTTTCTGTGCGCGGAGTAATGATGGTTTCTGGAGCTAACGTGCCCGGTCGCAGTTGGGGCGCGCTGTAGAAGCGATAACCGAAAGAACTGGTTACTGAAGCAACGGCAACCACAAAAAAAGCCGTAGGGGGAATTTTTTTGACTGATATTTGGCGAGCAACATTCTGGGGTGGATAAGCAACATCAGTCCCTGGTGTTTTCTCAGAAAGGGAAGAGGCTTTGTATCCAGGTTGGCATTGTTTGGGAGCATTGGTGATGTACATTCGCCACCATTGGTCTACCCGTTTACTCAGTGCTTGCAAAGATTTCATTGTGGCACCCAACTCAAATTGGCTACAGGGTTTTTGATCTGGCCACAGTTAAATGGGGCCAAGACAATACTCCAGTGGGTTTGGTTTAAGCTCGTTTTGCTTACTCCTTCCTAGTTATTAGGAGAATTTAGCACATCTTTAGTGTCTTTCAATCTAGACTATCTTAGCGTGACCCGATCTTTTCTGGATCGCTCCTGGATCGGGAGTCGGGGGTGGAGAGATCCTCCAGACACTCTAAAGATGGGGATACGGGGATCGGGAAAATCCCCAACTATCGATTACCAAAATTTTTAATTTTTAATGGAGACTAGATCGGCTCCTGACCAACTGGCGAGCAGATGGGCGCTGAGGGTATTTAAGGCTTTGATCCCATGGGGCCAAGGTGTTTTGGAATTTTGAATTTTCTCTGCTAAGAAAATTTGCCAGGGTAGGGGAATGCCGAGACGAGTTTGGTAAGTTCCGCAGAGGGTTGCAGCAATACGACTGCTCAGGAAGGGTTGTTGGGGATTTTGCTGGGCTAGGGCGATCGCCCCTGGAAAAGATTCAGAACTCTGTACAAAGCTCTCTAAACCCTGAAGCAGGGCAGAGTGAGCGGGCAAATTATCTAAAGCATTGGGTTTAACCTGGGCTAAGTGAGATCGCCCATCAGCGATTAATTGATGCGGAGTGACAGAGCCTTCAACCAAGGCACTGAGGCTGATCGCGATCTGTAAACCCAGGATTTGGCAATTTGAAGATAACTGATAGTGGTCGGCGATCGCTTGCCAATTTTCCACCAAGGACTCTCGGTTTTCATGGAAATACAGGGATATCGGTATAATCAAGCCAGTTACTTCCCAAGGCTGGGCAACGGGCAGCGCCTGGAACCTTAACATGCCCTGTTGACTAAACTGTTGACATCCTTGAACCACCAAAGTTCCCCAAACAGAATCCGAAATCGGGGAATGAGAATCAGCGATCGCCGCGCCCCAGAGTGCGCCCTGAAAGCGGCTAGATAATGGAGTGGTGATGTGCATCAAAAATTAACCCTTTCAACGAAAAGGCTGAGTGAAAGGGGTCACTCAGCCTCATAATAATGATTTACCCAAGACTCAGATCTAAGGGTTTAGTCCTCATAAATCCGACATTCAGCCGCATCGGGATTATTATCACAATATTGTTCAAACCCAGTTTTGGGCTTGACTTGCTTTTGGTGAGAAGCTTCTGCTTGCAGTTCTTCAACCGCATCCCAAGCCGCAGCACATTCAGGTGAGTTAGCCCCTTGTGCATCACAAACGGCACGAGCTTCAGTTAACTCTTGGTCAATTTTCTCTTCCATCTTCGATTGGGTGTTGTTCGTCATAAGATAGGGTTCTAGATTTTCAGTAAGTGTTCTTCAAGGATACGTTAAACCACTCGGCCCGTTTCTGCACTATCCTAACAATTCACAATCGAATCTGAACGAAGGGCACATATTAATTTAATATTAAAACAGGTTTACACAACAGGGGAGTCGAAGATTGGAGCAGATGCAATGGGCAAATGCCTTATCTACCCGTCCATCTCTGGAGGCTGCGATCTCTGAAGTTGTCGAAACAGTCCATCGACAAATGCCCGAACCTGCCTCTATTGCGCTAGTCTTTATCTCGTCTGCCTTTACCAGCGAATTTTCCCGCTTAATGCCCTTGCTGCAAGAAAAGCTCAA is a window of Roseofilum reptotaenium CS-1145 DNA encoding:
- a CDS encoding Calvin cycle protein CP12; protein product: MTNNTQSKMEEKIDQELTEARAVCDAQGANSPECAAAWDAVEELQAEASHQKQVKPKTGFEQYCDNNPDAAECRIYED